The Luteolibacter arcticus genome includes the window GCATCGGATTTCGGGTCTTCCGGTGGGCCGAGCAGCGGATCGATGAATGGCTTCGACCACTCGTTCTTGTTCCGGGTGTGGATCAGCATGTCGACGATGATCTCGTCGAAGGGCTTCTTCGCAGCGGCAGGATTCTCTTCCACCGCTTTGTTTTGAGCGTCTGCCGGGGCTGGCTGGCCGGCCGTCGCCTGGTCCACAGCGGCGGGCTCAACGGGCGGCGCGATGGGATCGACCACCGGCGGCGCGGGCTCCCTGGAGGCGGCGATGGCCTGGCGCTGTTCCTGGAACTTATGGATCTGCCCGCCGACCAGCGGGATCATGATGGCGACCAGCCCGGCGACCAGCAGGGTGAAACCGGCGAACACCGAGACGACCGACCAGCGGCGGGAAAATCCGCGCTTCTGGAAAATGCGCACCACCGGATCCAGCAGGTAGGCGACGATGGCGGCGACCGCCAGTGGCACCAGCACCGGCTGGAGAAAGCCGAAGATCTGACCAATCAGCCAGACCATCCCGACGATGAGCGCGCCGAGCACCAGAATCGACACGCCGGTGGCGGCGTTCCATAGGGTGCGAAGCTGAAAGCGAGTAGGGTAGCGGGCCATCGGCAGGACGGTCTAGCAGATCCGACGCGGTGGCGGGATGGGAAAATTCGACCGGTTACGGAATCAGCACCGGGGCCGGTCAGCTCCCTTGCTCGGCAGCGGTCTTGGAGATCTTGTCGAGGACTCCATTGACGAAGCGGCCGGAGTCGGTGGTGCCGAAGCGCTTGGCCAGCTCGATCGCCTCGTCGATGGCGACGGCGGCGGGGACGTTTTGGGCGTGCAGGATTTCCCAAGTCGCCAGGCGCAAGATGGCGCGGTCGACGGGGTCGATGCGTTCCGGTGCGAAATTCTCCACCACGGCGGCGAGGCGTTCGTCGATGGCATCCTTTTCGCGCAGCACCGCGTCGGTCAGGGAATTCGACTCGCGCAGCAGGGTGGCGAGAGATTCCTTCGACTCGCGGAGTTTCGCCAGATCGACCTGATCGGGGAACTTCTCCGGCTCCTCGACCATGCGGACGCGCTCGGAGATGCGGTCGAGGCGGCGGATGCTGCCCGCGATTGGATCGAGTTGGGCGCGCAGGCCGGGGATGTCTTCGAGCGCTTCGAGGAAACGCTTGCGGGTAAAGATCAGGTCGCGATCGGTGCGGAAAAACTTCTCCAGTGTCGGCTCGAAGCGCTCGCTGAAAGCATCGTCATCGCTATCGCGCGGGATGCGGGACAGCTCGATCATGACGGCCGACCACTTGTTCTCGAGGTCGGCGACCTGCTGCAGGGCCATCAAGGTGCGCTCGAGGTCGGGCCGGGCTTTCAGCGTGGCCATGGCGACGGCGAGCCTCTGCTGGAACTCCGCCAAGCGAGCCTCGCGGCCTAGGCTCAGGTGATGCAGCGTCTTCCAAGTCGCCTGCAAGATGGCACGACGGTCCGACTCGGTGACGAACTGCCAGAAGGCTTCGCGGAGCGACGCGGGGTCGGCTCCGCCTTCGAGGTCGGCGCAGTAGAGGAACTGGACTACCGCCTCGCGGATTTGTCGGCGGCTAGGCATTGCGGGAAATGACGCGAGGCATGGTGCGCTCGATCTCGTGGAAAATATCGACCATCGATGCGGCGACCCGGGCGGCTTCGCGGCCGCGGTTCAGATTGGAGCCGATGCAGCGGGCGTAGGCCTGC containing:
- the nusB gene encoding transcription antitermination factor NusB — encoded protein: MPSRRQIREAVVQFLYCADLEGGADPASLREAFWQFVTESDRRAILQATWKTLHHLSLGREARLAEFQQRLAVAMATLKARPDLERTLMALQQVADLENKWSAVMIELSRIPRDSDDDAFSERFEPTLEKFFRTDRDLIFTRKRFLEALEDIPGLRAQLDPIAGSIRRLDRISERVRMVEEPEKFPDQVDLAKLRESKESLATLLRESNSLTDAVLREKDAIDERLAAVVENFAPERIDPVDRAILRLATWEILHAQNVPAAVAIDEAIELAKRFGTTDSGRFVNGVLDKISKTAAEQGS